A portion of the Roseovarius sp. SCSIO 43702 genome contains these proteins:
- a CDS encoding amidohydrolase family protein, whose translation MAGTTVIRNASWIVAWDEDAGRHTYLQDADVAFEGDCILQVGGRFEGEVAREIDGKGRLVSPGLVNIHSHPLSEPMNKGFLDELGSPRLYMSSLYEFMPLFRPDAEGTKACTEVALSELLLSGVTTLTDLSVPYDPWIDLLDRSGIRAVLAPMYRSARWYTKNGHVVEYEWDEKAGREAMDAAMKTIDAANAHPSGRMSGMVSPSQIDTCSADLIRDSFAEAQSRGIKFQIHAAQSVVEFHEITRRHGKTPLEWLDSLGVLKEGAIIGHGIFLNTHSMVHWPEADDFALLRDSGAAVAHCPTVFQRRGIAMQSVGKYIRGGIPVGIGTDTYPHNMLEELRNALYISRLMTGNPFDIRTHHIFDAATVGGAAILGRDDIGKLAKGAKADLFMADINHPAMRPVRDPLRSLIYVAGERAVRDVFVDGRQVVADGKVEAFDLEDATARLEEAQRRAEEQFRQLDFAGRSHLEASPLAYEVGK comes from the coding sequence ATGGCCGGAACAACAGTCATCCGCAACGCAAGCTGGATCGTCGCCTGGGACGAAGATGCCGGGCGCCACACCTATCTCCAGGACGCAGACGTCGCCTTCGAAGGCGATTGCATCCTCCAGGTCGGCGGCCGATTCGAGGGCGAGGTCGCGCGCGAGATCGACGGCAAGGGGCGCCTCGTCTCTCCGGGTCTGGTCAACATCCACTCGCATCCGCTCTCGGAGCCGATGAACAAGGGCTTCCTCGACGAGTTGGGCAGCCCGAGGCTCTACATGTCCTCGCTTTACGAATTCATGCCGCTCTTCCGTCCCGATGCCGAGGGAACGAAGGCCTGCACCGAGGTTGCGCTTTCCGAGCTTCTGCTCTCGGGTGTCACGACGCTCACCGATCTTTCGGTGCCCTATGACCCGTGGATCGACCTGCTGGATCGCTCGGGCATCCGCGCGGTGCTGGCGCCGATGTATCGCTCGGCGCGGTGGTATACGAAGAATGGCCACGTGGTCGAATACGAGTGGGACGAGAAGGCGGGCCGCGAGGCGATGGACGCCGCGATGAAGACCATCGACGCGGCCAATGCGCACCCGTCGGGCCGCATGTCGGGCATGGTCTCGCCCTCGCAGATCGACACCTGCTCGGCCGACCTCATCCGCGACAGCTTTGCCGAGGCGCAATCGCGCGGGATCAAGTTCCAGATCCACGCCGCGCAATCGGTCGTGGAGTTCCACGAGATCACCCGCCGCCACGGCAAGACGCCGCTCGAATGGCTCGACAGCCTCGGCGTGCTCAAGGAGGGCGCCATCATCGGGCACGGCATCTTCCTCAATACGCATTCCATGGTTCACTGGCCCGAGGCCGACGATTTCGCGCTGCTGCGCGACAGCGGCGCGGCCGTCGCCCATTGCCCTACCGTGTTCCAGCGGCGCGGCATCGCGATGCAGAGCGTGGGCAAGTATATTCGCGGCGGCATCCCCGTGGGGATCGGTACCGACACCTACCCGCACAACATGCTCGAAGAGCTGCGCAACGCGCTCTACATCTCGCGGCTGATGACGGGTAATCCGTTCGATATCCGCACGCATCACATCTTCGACGCCGCCACGGTGGGCGGCGCGGCGATCCTCGGACGCGACGACATCGGCAAGCTTGCGAAGGGCGCCAAGGCCGATCTCTTCATGGCCGACATCAACCATCCCGCCATGCGCCCCGTGCGCGATCCGCTCCGCTCGCTCATCTACGTGGCGGGCGAACGGGCGGTGCGCGACGTGTTCGTGGACGGGCGGCAGGTCGTCGCCGACGGCAAGGTCGAGGCCTTCGACCTCGAGGACGCCACCGCGCGGCTCGAGGAGGCGCAGCGCCGCGCCGAGGAACAGTTCCGCCAGCTCGACTTCGCCGGACGCTCCCATCTCGAGGCATCGCCCCTCGCCTACGAGGTCGGGAAATGA
- a CDS encoding ABC transporter ATP-binding protein, which yields MTELLSVDKLRVGFRDGPRIMRAVDGVSFSVDRGRTLGVVGESGCGKSIAMLAIMGLVPQPPGIIQGGKITFDGQSLLDLSKSDMRKIKGGRIGMIFQEPMTSLNPVYTCGDQIIESLRAHNYKGDTRARAIELLDLVGLPSPNERVDDYPHQLSGGQRQRVMIAMALANDPELLIADEPTTALDVTIQAQILDLIRELQKKTGMAVILVTHDLGVVAETCDDVVVIYAGTVVERAPAEDLFENPQHPYTIGLMAAVPRIDDKAEKLATIPGTLPPPWQKITGCRFAPRCPLADERCRSEEPPLAPVGDSDHLAACWYAPIDERETP from the coding sequence ATGACCGAGCTTCTGTCTGTCGATAAGCTCCGCGTGGGGTTTCGCGACGGACCGCGCATCATGCGCGCCGTGGACGGCGTCAGCTTCTCGGTGGACCGCGGCCGCACGCTGGGCGTCGTGGGCGAGTCGGGATGCGGCAAGTCCATCGCGATGCTCGCGATCATGGGGCTCGTCCCGCAGCCGCCCGGCATCATCCAGGGGGGCAAGATCACCTTCGACGGCCAGAGCCTTCTGGACCTGTCGAAGAGCGACATGCGCAAGATCAAGGGCGGACGCATCGGCATGATCTTTCAGGAGCCGATGACGAGCCTCAACCCGGTCTATACCTGCGGTGACCAGATCATCGAGAGCCTGCGCGCCCACAACTACAAGGGTGACACCCGTGCTCGCGCGATCGAGCTTCTGGATCTCGTGGGCCTGCCGTCGCCGAACGAGCGGGTGGACGACTATCCGCACCAGCTTTCGGGCGGACAGCGGCAGCGCGTGATGATCGCCATGGCGCTGGCCAACGATCCCGAGTTGCTGATCGCCGACGAACCCACGACCGCGCTCGACGTGACGATCCAGGCGCAGATACTCGATCTGATCCGCGAGTTGCAGAAGAAGACGGGCATGGCGGTGATCCTCGTCACGCATGACCTGGGCGTCGTGGCGGAGACCTGCGATGACGTCGTGGTGATCTATGCCGGTACCGTGGTCGAACGCGCCCCGGCCGAGGACCTTTTCGAGAACCCCCAGCATCCCTATACCATCGGGCTCATGGCCGCGGTGCCGCGCATCGACGACAAGGCCGAGAAACTGGCCACGATCCCCGGCACCCTTCCGCCACCGTGGCAGAAGATCACCGGCTGCCGCTTTGCGCCGCGCTGCCCGCTGGCCGACGAACGATGCCGCAGCGAGGAACCGCCGCTTGCCCCCGTGGGAGACAGCGACCACCTCGCCGCCTGTTGGTACGCGCCCATCGACGAGAGGGAGACGCCATGA
- a CDS encoding ABC transporter ATP-binding protein, producing the protein MSDPVLKVENLTKHYPVHRGILRRQVGSVQAMTDVSFEVARGETLAVVGESGCGKSTMGRTVLRLIEPTAGRVTLEGREVTAMSTAELREARRRMQIIFQDPYGSLNPRMTVRETLAEPLLLHGVADKAGLDDRIEEVLALSGLSSFHSERYPHEFSGGQRQRVGIARALATRPGLIVCDEPVSALDVSLQAQIVNLLQKLQREFGLAYVFISHDLSVVRHIADRVAVMYLGRFVEQAPADTLFSRPLHPYTRSLIKAVPLPDPSRRREKAPARGDVPSALAPPPGCSFHPRCPLATDLCKEVRPEPRAIGETLVACHHAEQQMDDTITSAVEREKLARRLAVLEKAARMSQTPAMTDTAEAGTTG; encoded by the coding sequence ATGAGCGATCCGGTCCTGAAGGTCGAGAATCTCACCAAGCACTACCCGGTCCATCGCGGCATCCTCCGCCGGCAGGTGGGCAGCGTGCAGGCGATGACCGACGTGAGTTTCGAGGTCGCGCGCGGCGAGACGCTGGCTGTGGTGGGCGAATCGGGTTGCGGCAAGTCAACGATGGGCCGCACCGTTCTGCGCCTGATCGAGCCGACTGCGGGTCGCGTCACGCTCGAGGGGCGCGAGGTGACGGCCATGTCCACCGCGGAACTGCGCGAGGCGCGGCGACGGATGCAGATCATCTTCCAGGATCCCTATGGCTCGCTCAATCCACGCATGACCGTGCGCGAGACGCTGGCCGAACCGCTTCTCCTGCACGGGGTTGCGGACAAGGCGGGACTCGATGACAGGATCGAGGAAGTGCTCGCGCTTTCGGGTCTCTCGAGCTTCCACTCCGAGCGGTATCCGCACGAGTTTTCCGGCGGCCAGCGGCAGCGCGTCGGCATTGCCCGCGCGCTTGCCACACGCCCCGGCCTCATCGTCTGCGACGAACCCGTCTCGGCGCTCGACGTCTCGCTGCAGGCTCAGATCGTGAATCTCCTGCAAAAACTGCAACGCGAATTCGGCCTGGCCTATGTGTTCATCAGCCACGATCTCTCGGTCGTGCGCCATATCGCCGACCGTGTCGCGGTCATGTACCTCGGGCGCTTCGTCGAACAGGCGCCGGCGGACACGCTCTTCTCGCGGCCGCTGCATCCCTACACGCGATCGCTCATCAAGGCCGTGCCACTTCCCGATCCGTCCCGCCGACGCGAGAAGGCGCCGGCCCGCGGCGATGTGCCGAGTGCGCTCGCGCCGCCGCCGGGCTGCTCCTTTCATCCGCGCTGTCCCCTGGCCACCGACCTCTGCAAGGAAGTCCGGCCCGAGCCGCGTGCGATCGGCGAGACGCTTGTTGCCTGCCACCACGCCGAGCAGCAGATGGACGACACGATCACCTCCGCCGTCGAGCGGGAAAAACTCGCCCGCCGTCTCGCCGTGCTTGAAAAAGCGGCCCGAATGTCGCAAACGCCTGCGATGACCGACACAGCCGAGGCAGGGACAACAGGATGA
- a CDS encoding acetolactate synthase large subunit, producing the protein MNGAESLLRSLHSAGVEVCFANPGTSEMQFVDALDRTGLMRCVLGLFEGVVSGAADGYARMAGKPAATLLHLAPGLANAGANLHNARKARTPMLNIVGDHARRHLRYDAPLTADVPGTAAAFSDWVRTVQSSETIAGDAMDALAAAWGHPGQISTLIVPADIGWEPVAGVEPAERAKARAPRGIDDDMLRRAASSLGPDAVILCGGNVLESPDAMARLAGIAAKTDTRLFASGPLRRMERGNGRHDLPRVPYPVDDALAALSGFRRAILIEALPPVAFFAYPDRPSLLLPEDCETVPLADFDQDGPAAIEALADLVGTKPAPPRNSDPCEPPQAGPMDDAHVSAAIAAALPEDAIVVDERLTSATRAMPLSAEGPPISWLAITGGAIGIGVPLATGAGVACPDRPVVALQADGSSLYTIQALWSQAREGLNVTTVIFANRGYQILKQELFKVGQNPGPGALDMLELDRPVMDFVSIAKGFGVPGKQVSCPAELYHTIRTAAAEPGPFLIEAVL; encoded by the coding sequence ATGAATGGCGCGGAAAGCCTGCTCAGGAGCCTTCATTCCGCAGGCGTCGAGGTCTGTTTCGCCAATCCCGGCACCTCCGAGATGCAGTTTGTCGATGCGCTTGACCGCACGGGTCTCATGCGCTGCGTGCTGGGCCTCTTTGAAGGCGTGGTGAGCGGCGCCGCCGACGGCTATGCCCGCATGGCCGGCAAACCCGCGGCAACGCTTCTGCATCTTGCTCCCGGCCTCGCCAATGCGGGCGCGAACCTGCACAACGCGCGCAAGGCACGCACGCCCATGCTCAACATCGTCGGCGACCACGCGCGGCGCCACCTGCGCTATGACGCGCCGCTCACCGCCGATGTGCCCGGCACGGCGGCGGCATTCTCGGACTGGGTCCGCACGGTCCAGTCCTCCGAGACGATCGCGGGGGACGCGATGGATGCGCTTGCCGCTGCCTGGGGCCATCCGGGGCAGATCTCGACCCTGATCGTTCCCGCCGATATCGGGTGGGAGCCGGTGGCGGGGGTCGAACCGGCCGAGCGCGCGAAGGCCCGCGCGCCGCGTGGAATCGATGACGACATGCTGCGCCGCGCGGCCTCCTCGCTCGGGCCCGATGCCGTGATCCTCTGCGGCGGCAACGTGCTGGAATCGCCCGACGCCATGGCGCGTCTCGCGGGCATCGCGGCCAAGACCGACACCCGGCTCTTCGCCTCCGGCCCGTTGCGGCGGATGGAACGTGGCAACGGCCGCCATGACCTGCCGCGCGTGCCCTACCCGGTGGACGACGCGCTGGCGGCGCTGTCGGGCTTCCGCCGCGCCATCCTGATCGAGGCCCTGCCGCCGGTGGCCTTCTTCGCCTATCCGGACAGGCCCAGCCTTCTGCTGCCGGAGGACTGCGAAACCGTGCCGCTTGCCGATTTCGATCAGGACGGGCCGGCGGCTATCGAGGCCTTGGCCGATCTGGTCGGTACGAAGCCCGCCCCGCCGCGCAACTCCGATCCGTGCGAACCGCCGCAGGCTGGACCGATGGACGACGCGCATGTTTCGGCGGCCATCGCCGCCGCCCTGCCGGAGGATGCCATCGTCGTGGACGAGCGGCTGACCAGCGCGACCCGTGCCATGCCGCTTTCGGCGGAGGGGCCGCCTATCTCGTGGCTCGCCATCACCGGCGGCGCCATCGGCATCGGCGTGCCGCTCGCCACCGGCGCGGGTGTCGCCTGCCCCGACCGGCCCGTCGTGGCGCTTCAGGCCGATGGCTCGTCGCTCTACACGATACAGGCTCTCTGGTCGCAGGCGCGCGAGGGGCTCAACGTGACCACCGTCATCTTCGCCAACCGCGGCTACCAGATCCTCAAGCAGGAACTTTTCAAGGTGGGTCAGAATCCCGGCCCCGGTGCGCTCGACATGCTCGAACTGGACCGGCCGGTGATGGATTTCGTCAGCATCGCCAAGGGCTTCGGCGTTCCGGGCAAGCAGGTCAGCTGCCCCGCCGAGCTTTACCACACGATCCGGACCGCCGCCGCGGAGCCGGGGCCGTTCCTGATCGAAGCGGTGTTGTGA
- a CDS encoding Hint domain-containing protein, which produces MKPKTVGRSHGQAHADASQMTGGVPLGSIILTMSGEMPVEHVMPGDRIITRDTGAAIVRNVLRHRRRCRAVRILAGSLGDTRPECDVTLPEDQPVHVRDWRAEALFGAKEATVRAGALIDGEYITALGEIELEVVTLIFDRAHVLYVDGLEVAGHIVGQTVKVAA; this is translated from the coding sequence ATGAAGCCGAAAACGGTCGGGCGCTCGCATGGCCAGGCCCATGCCGATGCCTCCCAAATGACGGGTGGGGTGCCCCTTGGCTCCATCATCCTTACGATGTCGGGCGAAATGCCCGTCGAACACGTGATGCCCGGTGACCGGATCATCACCCGCGACACGGGCGCGGCGATCGTTCGCAACGTGTTGCGGCACAGGCGACGGTGCCGCGCGGTCAGGATCCTCGCGGGAAGCTTGGGCGACACGCGGCCCGAATGCGACGTGACCCTGCCCGAGGATCAGCCCGTCCATGTCCGCGACTGGCGGGCCGAGGCGCTGTTTGGCGCGAAGGAGGCGACAGTGCGCGCGGGGGCGCTCATCGACGGTGAATACATCACCGCGCTGGGCGAGATCGAGTTGGAGGTCGTCACCCTCATCTTCGACCGCGCGCATGTTCTCTACGTGGACGGGCTCGAGGTGGCCGGACACATCGTGGGCCAGACGGTGAAGGTCGCAGCCTAG
- the htpX gene encoding zinc metalloprotease HtpX, whose protein sequence is MGYLKTAILMAAMTALFMGVGYLIGGSGGAVIALVVAAAMNAFTWWNSDRMVLRMHNAQPVPPGDRMGLHALTAELARNAGLPEPKVYLIDTPQPNAFATGRNPANAAVAVTSGLLRSLTREELAGVIAHELAHIRNHDTAIMTVTATFAGAISMLANFALFFGGSRERMGLIGTLLMMFLAPLAAALVQMAISRTREYAADKAGAEICGQPLWLASALEKIAMGAARIDNHAAERNPATAHMFIINPLHAHKHDSLFATHPATENRVAALRAMAAQGGRSSPGVQPLSASRVPDTRHRGRSGPWR, encoded by the coding sequence ATGGGCTATCTGAAGACGGCGATCCTGATGGCGGCGATGACCGCGCTCTTCATGGGCGTGGGCTACCTGATCGGCGGATCGGGTGGCGCGGTGATCGCTCTTGTCGTCGCGGCGGCGATGAACGCCTTTACCTGGTGGAACTCGGACCGGATGGTCCTGCGTATGCACAACGCCCAGCCGGTGCCGCCGGGCGACCGTATGGGGCTTCATGCCCTGACCGCCGAGCTTGCGCGCAACGCGGGCCTGCCGGAACCCAAGGTCTACCTGATCGACACGCCCCAGCCCAATGCGTTCGCCACCGGCCGCAACCCCGCGAACGCCGCCGTCGCCGTGACCTCGGGCTTGCTGCGCAGCCTCACGCGAGAGGAGCTGGCCGGTGTGATCGCCCACGAACTCGCCCATATCCGCAACCACGACACCGCGATCATGACTGTCACCGCGACCTTCGCCGGCGCGATCTCGATGCTGGCCAACTTCGCGCTTTTCTTCGGCGGCTCGCGGGAGCGGATGGGCCTCATCGGCACGCTGCTGATGATGTTCCTTGCGCCGCTGGCAGCGGCGCTGGTGCAGATGGCGATCAGCCGGACGCGGGAATATGCCGCCGACAAGGCCGGGGCGGAAATCTGCGGTCAGCCGCTCTGGCTGGCCTCGGCGCTGGAAAAGATCGCCATGGGCGCGGCCCGGATCGACAATCACGCCGCCGAGCGCAACCCGGCAACCGCGCACATGTTCATCATCAACCCGCTCCACGCACACAAGCACGACAGTCTTTTCGCGACGCATCCCGCCACCGAGAACCGCGTGGCCGCGCTTCGGGCTATGGCGGCGCAAGGTGGACGGTCTTCGCCCGGTGTTCAGCCCCTATCCGCCAGCCGGGTTCCCGATACCCGTCATCGCGGGCGTTCGGGGCCGTGGCGCTGA
- a CDS encoding DUF305 domain-containing protein, whose amino-acid sequence MSYWRFAAMIATSTVVMFILMYLNTYLLAHVFWSETRAYMALLMGATMAIIMLGFMLSMYSNKAINIAIFVGGAVVFAASLWLVRSQTTVGDTSYMRAMIPHHSIAIMTSSRANIEDDRVRKLADEIIYAQDKEIAQMRYLIDEIEASGVIPQEEEPPAGEIVSLEQALSTANVAVLDPGFMSEAEIARMFPDGATCTYSYTKDSPAVLAVGPVDGDIAALVKLSGDLVRLNVPSGSDPATGIAPRAEGISVQVTAPGGGPLNAQDAVAEADLTLELDAGLTAGFRGYYQCAA is encoded by the coding sequence ATGTCATATTGGAGATTTGCCGCAATGATCGCGACCTCGACGGTCGTGATGTTCATACTGATGTATCTCAACACGTATCTTCTGGCCCATGTGTTCTGGTCGGAGACCCGCGCCTACATGGCCCTGCTGATGGGCGCGACGATGGCGATCATCATGCTGGGATTCATGTTGTCGATGTATTCCAACAAGGCGATCAATATCGCGATTTTCGTCGGCGGAGCCGTGGTTTTTGCCGCATCGCTCTGGTTGGTGCGCAGCCAGACTACGGTCGGTGACACCAGTTACATGCGAGCGATGATACCGCATCATTCCATCGCCATCATGACGTCGAGTCGAGCCAATATCGAGGATGACCGCGTCCGTAAACTGGCTGATGAGATCATCTATGCGCAGGACAAGGAGATTGCCCAGATGCGTTACCTCATCGACGAGATCGAGGCATCGGGCGTGATTCCGCAGGAGGAAGAACCTCCGGCAGGCGAGATCGTGAGCCTTGAACAGGCGCTTTCGACAGCGAATGTCGCGGTACTCGATCCGGGTTTCATGTCCGAGGCCGAAATCGCCCGGATGTTTCCGGATGGCGCCACCTGCACTTACAGCTACACGAAAGACAGCCCCGCGGTCCTGGCCGTCGGACCGGTCGATGGCGACATTGCTGCTCTCGTGAAGCTGAGTGGGGACCTGGTGCGTCTGAACGTACCGTCGGGCAGCGATCCTGCGACCGGGATTGCCCCCCGTGCGGAAGGCATTTCGGTGCAGGTCACCGCTCCGGGCGGCGGGCCGTTGAACGCGCAGGATGCCGTGGCAGAGGCCGACCTGACCCTCGAGCTGGATGCCGGTCTGACCGCCGGTTTCCGAGGTTACTACCAGTGTGCGGCGTAG
- a CDS encoding heavy metal translocating P-type ATPase: MSVPRTVRLSVQNMSCASCVGRVERTLSALDGVDDVSVNLASESVQAQVDAPERISDMMTALDEAGYPARTESVRLNVASMSCASCVGRADKALAAVPGVLEVNVNLASETATITYAEGAVALADLLKAAEEAGYPAQPAEETAAEDRSARKDDEARAMARKTALAAAFALPVFLLEMGAHVVPGAHELIGRTIGHQASWMIQFVLTTIVLAWPGRAFYTTGFPALFKGAPDMNSLVAVGTSAAYLYSLVALFAPDLLPDAARAVYFEAAAVIVVLILLGRWIEARAKGRTGAVIQKLLGLQARTARVMVDGEPQDVAIEQIRTGDILVVRPGERIAVDGEVTEGSAHVDESMITGEPVPVAKSVGDPVTGGTVNGTGAFQFRATRIGADTTLAQIIRMVEEAQGAKLPIQGMVDRITLWFVPAVMVFAALTVLVWLLVGPSPALSYALVAGVSVLIIACPCAMGLATPTSIMVGTGRAAQMGVLFRKGDALQQLSGVDLVAVDKTGTVTEGRPELTDMVLADGFDRTEVLALVAAVEEQSEHPIADAIVRAARTEATARHDVESFESITGHGVRARVAGRDVLVGADRLMTREGLEIGALAEEEKRLAEQGRTALFAAIDGRVAAVIAVADPVKPSSAAAIAALHDLGLKVAMITGDKRETAEAIARETGIDQVIAGVLPDGKVAALDDLREGGHVAFVGDGINDAPALAHADVGIAIGTGTDVAIESADVVLMSGDLRGVVNAYRVSTLTMRNIRQNLFWAFGYNVALIPVAAGVLYPVFGLLLSPVLAAGAMALSSVFVVTNALRLRRIAPAMDEAERVRPAAGLSPAPAE, translated from the coding sequence ATGTCCGTCCCTCGAACCGTTCGGCTTTCCGTGCAGAACATGTCCTGCGCTTCCTGCGTCGGGCGGGTGGAGCGAACCCTGTCCGCGCTCGACGGCGTCGATGATGTCAGCGTGAACCTCGCCAGCGAAAGTGTGCAGGCGCAGGTCGATGCACCGGAGCGGATTTCGGACATGATGACGGCGCTGGATGAGGCAGGCTATCCGGCGCGAACCGAGAGCGTGCGTCTCAACGTGGCCTCGATGTCCTGCGCGTCGTGCGTCGGCCGGGCGGACAAGGCGCTGGCGGCGGTGCCCGGCGTGCTCGAGGTGAACGTCAACCTGGCCTCGGAAACCGCGACGATTACCTATGCCGAAGGCGCCGTGGCGCTGGCCGACCTGCTGAAGGCCGCGGAGGAGGCGGGTTATCCGGCGCAACCGGCAGAGGAGACCGCCGCCGAGGATCGCAGCGCCCGCAAGGACGATGAGGCCCGGGCGATGGCCCGAAAAACCGCGCTGGCCGCCGCCTTTGCCTTACCGGTTTTCCTGCTGGAGATGGGCGCACATGTGGTGCCGGGCGCGCACGAGTTGATCGGGCGCACCATCGGGCATCAGGCAAGTTGGATGATCCAGTTCGTGCTCACCACCATCGTGTTGGCATGGCCGGGTCGGGCCTTCTATACCACGGGGTTCCCTGCGCTCTTCAAGGGGGCGCCGGACATGAACAGCCTCGTCGCGGTCGGCACCTCGGCGGCCTATCTCTATTCGCTGGTGGCGCTGTTCGCCCCCGATCTGCTGCCCGACGCCGCGCGCGCCGTCTATTTCGAGGCGGCCGCGGTGATCGTGGTGCTGATCCTTCTGGGCCGCTGGATAGAGGCGCGCGCCAAGGGCCGCACCGGGGCCGTGATCCAGAAACTGCTGGGACTTCAGGCGCGCACCGCGCGCGTCATGGTGGACGGTGAGCCGCAGGATGTGGCCATCGAGCAGATCCGCACCGGCGACATCCTCGTCGTGCGCCCCGGCGAGCGGATCGCCGTCGATGGCGAAGTGACCGAGGGCAGCGCCCATGTCGATGAAAGCATGATCACCGGCGAGCCGGTTCCGGTGGCGAAGTCGGTGGGTGATCCAGTCACCGGCGGCACGGTCAATGGCACCGGCGCATTCCAGTTTCGCGCCACCCGCATCGGCGCGGACACGACCTTGGCCCAGATCATCCGCATGGTCGAAGAGGCGCAGGGCGCCAAGCTGCCGATCCAGGGCATGGTCGACCGGATCACGCTATGGTTCGTGCCGGCCGTCATGGTCTTTGCCGCGCTGACGGTCTTGGTCTGGCTGCTGGTGGGTCCATCGCCCGCGCTCTCCTATGCGCTGGTGGCCGGCGTGTCGGTACTGATCATCGCCTGCCCCTGCGCGATGGGTCTCGCCACACCAACGTCGATCATGGTTGGCACCGGACGCGCGGCGCAGATGGGGGTCTTGTTCCGCAAGGGCGACGCGCTGCAACAATTGTCGGGTGTCGACCTCGTGGCCGTCGACAAGACCGGCACCGTGACCGAGGGCCGCCCTGAGCTGACCGACATGGTGCTCGCTGACGGGTTCGACCGGACCGAGGTTCTGGCGCTGGTCGCGGCGGTCGAGGAGCAGTCGGAACATCCCATAGCCGATGCCATTGTCCGCGCGGCGCGCACGGAAGCGACGGCGCGACATGACGTGGAAAGCTTTGAATCGATCACCGGCCACGGCGTCCGCGCCCGCGTGGCGGGCCGCGACGTGCTGGTGGGTGCCGACCGGTTGATGACCCGCGAAGGCCTGGAAATCGGCGCGCTGGCCGAGGAGGAAAAACGCCTTGCCGAACAGGGCCGCACCGCGCTCTTCGCTGCGATCGACGGACGCGTGGCCGCGGTGATCGCGGTGGCCGACCCGGTGAAGCCCTCCAGCGCGGCAGCCATCGCGGCGCTGCACGATCTGGGGCTGAAGGTCGCCATGATCACCGGCGACAAGCGCGAGACCGCCGAGGCGATCGCGCGCGAGACCGGTATCGACCAGGTGATCGCGGGCGTTCTGCCCGATGGCAAGGTCGCGGCGCTGGATGATCTGCGGGAGGGCGGCCACGTGGCCTTCGTGGGCGACGGCATCAATGACGCCCCGGCGCTGGCGCACGCGGATGTGGGCATCGCCATCGGCACCGGGACGGATGTGGCCATCGAATCGGCCGACGTGGTGCTGATGTCGGGGGACTTGCGCGGCGTGGTGAATGCCTACCGGGTGTCCACCCTCACGATGCGCAACATCCGCCAGAACCTGTTCTGGGCCTTCGGTTACAACGTGGCGCTGATCCCCGTGGCGGCGGGCGTGCTTTACCCGGTATTCGGCCTGCTTCTGTCGCCCGTTCTGGCCGCGGGCGCGATGGCGCTTTCGTCGGTCTTCGTGGTGACCAACGCGCTCAGGCTGCGCCGCATCGCCCCCGCGATGGACGAGGCCGAGCGGGTTCGCCCCGCCGCCGGCCTGTCCCCTGCGCCGGCTGAATAG
- the cueR gene encoding Cu(I)-responsive transcriptional regulator, translating to MNIGDVADRSGLPAKTIRYYEDIGLVKPLRSANGYRSFRESDVHKLAFLGRARALGFSIEDCRNLLKLYEDDHRTSAEVKEIAEQHLERIDGKIAELKEMRATLAHLVDECAGDQRPDCPILADLAMKGPEGRGRDGSGLARDCPGRQGSDKRG from the coding sequence ATGAATATCGGAGATGTCGCGGACCGGTCCGGCCTGCCTGCCAAGACGATCCGCTATTACGAGGATATCGGACTGGTCAAGCCGCTGCGCAGCGCCAATGGTTATCGCAGCTTCCGTGAAAGCGACGTGCACAAGCTGGCCTTTCTCGGGCGCGCCCGCGCACTCGGGTTCAGCATCGAGGATTGCCGCAACCTTCTGAAGCTCTACGAGGACGACCACCGCACCAGTGCCGAGGTGAAAGAGATCGCCGAGCAACACCTTGAGCGGATCGACGGCAAGATCGCCGAGCTGAAAGAGATGCGGGCGACGCTCGCGCATCTGGTCGACGAATGCGCCGGCGATCAACGCCCCGATTGCCCGATCCTTGCGGATCTGGCCATGAAGGGCCCCGAAGGACGCGGGAGAGACGGCAGCGGATTGGCGCGCGATTGTCCCGGAAGGCAAGGATCCGACAAGAGAGGGTGA